One stretch of Bos indicus x Bos taurus breed Angus x Brahman F1 hybrid chromosome 22, Bos_hybrid_MaternalHap_v2.0, whole genome shotgun sequence DNA includes these proteins:
- the EXOSC7 gene encoding exosome complex component RRP42, whose amino-acid sequence MASVALSEAEKVYIVHGVQEDLRVDGRGCEDYRCVEVETDVVSNTSGSARVKLGHTDILVGVKAEMGTPKLEKPNEGYLEFFVDCSASATPEFEGRGGDDLGTEIANTLYRIFNNKSSIDLKSLCISSREHCWVLYVDVLLLECGGNLFDAISVAVKAALFNTRIPRVRVLEDEEGSKDIELSDDPYDCIQLSVENVPCIVTLCKIGYRHVVDATLQEEACSLASLLVSVTSKGVVTCIRKVGKGSLDPESIFEMLETGKRVGKVLHASLQSILHKEESLGPKRQKVGFLG is encoded by the exons ATGGCGTCGGTGGCGCTGAGCGAGGCGGAGAAGGTGTACATTGTACATGGCGTTCAG GAAGACCTCCGTGTGGACGGCCGTGGCTGTGAAGACTACCGATGTGTCGAAGTGGAGACCGACGTGGTGTCCAACACCAGTGGGTCTGCCAGGGTCAAGCTG ggtcacaccgACATATTGGTGGGCGTGAAGGCAGAAATGGGGACACCGAAGCTGGAGAAACCAAACGAAGGTTACTTGGAGTTCTTTGTTGACTG TTCCGCCAGTGCTACCCCTGAATTTGAAGGTCGCGGAGGCGATGACCTTGGGACAGAGATTGCTAACACCCTGTACCGGATATTTAACAACAAGAGCAGCATCGACCTCAAGTCCCTGTGCATTAGCTCCCGGGAGCACTGCTGGGTTCTCTACGTGGACGTGCTG CTGCTGGAATGTGGTGGGAATTTGTTCGATGCCATCTCCGTAGCTGTGAAGGCTGCGCTCTTCAACACCAG GATACCAAGAGTTCGTGTCCTGGAAGACGAAGAAGGGTCGAAGGACATTGAACTGTCCGATGACCCCTACGACTGCATCCAGCTAAGCGTGGAGAATGTCCCCTGCATCGTCACCCTGTGCAAA ATTGGCTATCGGCACGTGGTGGACGCTACTCTTCAGGAGGAGGCCTGCTCCTTGGCCAGTTTGCTGGTGTCCGTGACCAGCAAGGGAGTCGTGACGTGCATTAGGAAGGTGGGAAAGGGCAGCCTGGACCCAGAGAGCATCTTCGAGATGCTGGAG ACTGGCAAGCGCGTGGGCAAGGTGCTGCATGCCTCCCTGCAGAGTATTCTACACAAGGAGGAGAGCCTGGGGCCCAAGAGACAGAAAGTCGGATTCCTGGGCTGA
- the CLEC3B gene encoding tetranectin yields MELWGPCVLLCLFSLLTQVTAETPTPKAKKAANAKKDAVSPKMLEELKTQLDSLAQEVALLKEQQALQTVCLKGTKVHMKCFLAFVQAKTFHEASEDCISRGGTLGTPQTGSENDALYEYLRQSVGSEAEVWLGFNDMASEGSWVDMTGGHIAYKNWETEITAQPDGGKVENCATLSGAANGKWFDKRCRDKLPYVCQFAIV; encoded by the exons atggAGCTCTGGGGGCCCTGCGTgctcctctgcctcttctctcttctGACCCAGGTCACTGCtgagacccccacccccaaggccaAGAAGGCTGCAAATGCCAAGAAAG aTGCTGTGAGTCCGAAGATGCTGGAGGAGCTGAAGACTCAGCTGGACAGCCTGGCCCAGGAGGTGGCCCTGCTGAAGGAGCAGCAGGCCTTGCAGACGG TCTGTCTGAAGGGTACCAAGGTGCACATGAAGTGCTTCCTGGCCTTCGTCCAAGCGAAGACCTTCCACGAGGCGAGTGAGGACTGCATCTCGCGCGGGGGCACCCTGGGTACCCCGCAGACGGGCTCCGAGAACGACGCCCTGTACGAGTACCTGCGCCAGAGCGTGGGCAGCGAGGCTGAAGTCTGGCTGGGCTTCAACGACATGGCGTCCGAGGGCAGCTGGGTGGACATGACCGGCGGCCACATCGCCTACAAGAACTGGGAGACGGAGATCACCGCGCAGCCCGACGGCGGCAAGGTCGAGAACTGCGCCACCCTGTCCGGCGCAGCCAACGGCAAGTGGTTCGACAAGCGATGCCGGGACAAGCTGCCCTACGTCTGCCAGTTCGCCATCGTCTAG